One part of the Pannonibacter sp. XCT-53 genome encodes these proteins:
- a CDS encoding P-loop NTPase family protein yields MPETPRQLPLILPHEQALGRDDYLVGQANRAALEMIESWPSWPAPVTILAGPVGSGKTHLVEIWRRLSGATVLEARALTEAAVADLVAAGPVALENAHRGVDETALFHLINAARQAGVSLLVTSRTWPAAWNLTLPDLVSRLRAATPVEIAEPDDDLLRRVLVKLFADRQVMIDPSVVDYLVVRMERSLGVAGRVVEALDAEALAGGCRITRSLAGRVLERLESGTD; encoded by the coding sequence ATGCCAGAGACACCGCGTCAGCTTCCCCTGATCCTGCCGCACGAGCAGGCGCTCGGCCGTGATGACTATCTCGTGGGGCAGGCCAACCGCGCGGCGCTGGAAATGATCGAGAGCTGGCCGTCCTGGCCGGCCCCCGTCACGATCCTCGCCGGACCGGTGGGCAGCGGCAAGACCCATCTGGTCGAGATCTGGCGGCGCCTGTCCGGGGCCACCGTGCTGGAGGCGCGCGCGCTCACCGAGGCTGCGGTTGCCGATCTGGTCGCCGCGGGCCCCGTCGCCCTGGAAAATGCCCATCGCGGCGTTGACGAGACCGCGCTGTTCCATCTCATCAATGCCGCGCGCCAGGCCGGCGTCAGCCTGCTCGTCACCAGCCGAACCTGGCCGGCCGCCTGGAACCTCACGCTGCCGGATCTGGTCTCGCGCCTGCGGGCCGCCACGCCGGTGGAAATCGCCGAGCCGGATGACGACCTCCTGCGCCGGGTGCTGGTGAAGCTGTTTGCCGACCGGCAGGTCATGATCGATCCATCGGTTGTTGATTATCTTGTGGTACGCATGGAACGCTCGCTGGGCGTTGCGGGCCGCGTCGTCGAGGCGCTCGATGCGGAAGCGCTTGCCGGCGGCTGCCGAATCACGCGTTCCCTTGCGGGGCGTGTGCTCGAGCGGCTGGAAAGCGGCACGGACTGA